The Desulfovibrio inopinatus DSM 10711 genome includes a region encoding these proteins:
- the pyrF gene encoding orotidine-5'-phosphate decarboxylase codes for MAVLYSMPETSIALRDRVIVALDCDSLDKAEHLVRLLRDKTRFFKVGLQLFLAQGHRVLDMLRHHDCRIMLDLKLHDIPQTVRLALEALAGRQLDFVTVHGEFPVIAAAAEAEIDFGVLAVTVLTSLSQDDLARSGITLSVDELVEVRARAAIAAGLTGVVASAREAAFLRTQLGNDPQLPSPFTIVTPGIRPAGGNVGDQKRVCTPADAIRRGADHLVIGRPITHAPDPVCALVDILEEIKTEHNEKAS; via the coding sequence GTGGCCGTCTTGTATTCCATGCCTGAAACATCCATTGCTCTTCGTGATCGTGTCATTGTTGCTCTTGATTGTGACAGCCTGGACAAAGCCGAGCATCTTGTTCGTCTGTTACGTGATAAAACCCGCTTTTTCAAAGTCGGTTTGCAACTCTTTCTTGCCCAAGGACATCGCGTCCTCGACATGCTGCGTCATCACGATTGTCGCATCATGCTTGACCTCAAACTCCATGATATTCCGCAAACCGTTCGTCTGGCATTGGAAGCTCTCGCCGGACGCCAACTGGATTTTGTCACCGTTCATGGTGAATTTCCTGTGATTGCGGCTGCTGCTGAAGCTGAAATTGATTTCGGCGTTCTTGCTGTGACGGTTTTAACGAGTCTCTCTCAAGATGATTTGGCTCGATCTGGCATCACCCTGTCAGTTGACGAACTTGTTGAAGTACGTGCTCGAGCAGCAATTGCAGCCGGGCTGACGGGTGTCGTTGCTTCGGCCCGTGAAGCCGCATTCTTGCGGACACAATTGGGGAACGATCCGCAGTTGCCTTCACCGTTTACCATCGTGACGCCAGGAATTCGACCAGCTGGTGGAAACGTTGGAGATCAAAAGCGCGTTTGTACCCCGGCTGATGCCATTCGACGTGGTGCTGATCATCTTGTCATTGGAAGGCCAATAACTCATGCTCCCGACCCTGTTTGCGCTCTTGTGGATATTCTGGAAGAGATTAAGACGGAGCACAACGAGAAAGCCTCATAA
- a CDS encoding 30S ribosomal protein S1 — MGEDNVTSNGEESFAAMFEASLAETGKDLNIGDKVEAKIISIGETAVFFDVGVKLDGMAEKEELLDENGEFPFQEGDVIELFVVKKTKDELVLSKALAGVGGLNQLQDAFEAKIPVEGKVKAVRKGGFDVEVFHRRAFCPVSQIDAIFVEDQDAYVGESFLFEIIKFENGGKNIVLSRRKLLEREREAQAQAFFEDVKEGDVVEGTVMRLMPYGAFVELIPGTEGMVHISELSWGRIAEPAEAVSVGQQVSVKVLSIGDGDKGRKKISLSIKQAQADPWETIGDTFNVGQKTTGKIVRLADFGAFVEIAPGIEGLVHVSEISYVKRVHKPEDELSAGQSVSVLIKDIDLDKKRISLSIKDAEGDPWLDVADKYKSGQTVTGTVEKMERFGLFVSLEPGITGLLPKSKIAEAVNAKELSNARPGDSVELCVESVKPEERKISLAPTESTTVEKSDWKPHAKPQRMESNGGFGGLLGEKLQAALNNKNS, encoded by the coding sequence ATGGGTGAAGACAACGTCACGTCCAACGGGGAAGAGAGCTTTGCCGCCATGTTTGAGGCGTCTTTGGCGGAAACGGGCAAAGACCTGAACATCGGCGACAAGGTGGAAGCCAAAATTATTTCCATCGGGGAAACGGCTGTGTTTTTCGATGTCGGCGTCAAGCTCGACGGCATGGCCGAAAAAGAGGAGCTGCTTGACGAAAACGGCGAATTCCCGTTCCAGGAAGGCGACGTCATCGAACTCTTCGTGGTCAAGAAAACCAAAGATGAGCTTGTGCTCTCCAAAGCACTCGCCGGAGTTGGTGGACTTAATCAGCTTCAAGATGCGTTTGAAGCGAAGATTCCCGTTGAAGGCAAAGTCAAAGCGGTACGGAAAGGTGGATTTGATGTAGAAGTTTTCCACCGCCGGGCTTTTTGTCCGGTCAGCCAGATTGACGCCATTTTTGTGGAAGATCAGGATGCCTATGTGGGAGAGTCCTTTTTATTCGAAATTATCAAGTTCGAGAATGGGGGCAAAAATATTGTGCTCTCACGGCGCAAGCTGCTCGAACGTGAACGCGAAGCTCAGGCTCAAGCATTTTTCGAAGATGTGAAGGAAGGCGACGTGGTCGAAGGAACGGTCATGCGTCTTATGCCGTACGGTGCTTTTGTGGAACTTATTCCCGGCACCGAAGGTATGGTCCACATTTCGGAATTGTCGTGGGGACGCATTGCCGAACCCGCTGAAGCGGTTTCTGTTGGACAGCAGGTTTCCGTCAAAGTGTTGTCCATTGGCGACGGCGACAAGGGCAGAAAGAAAATCAGCCTGTCCATCAAACAAGCGCAAGCCGACCCGTGGGAAACCATTGGCGATACATTCAACGTGGGCCAAAAAACGACGGGCAAGATCGTACGGTTGGCCGATTTCGGTGCGTTTGTCGAAATTGCTCCCGGCATTGAAGGACTCGTCCACGTCAGTGAAATCAGCTACGTGAAGCGGGTGCATAAGCCCGAAGATGAATTGAGCGCTGGGCAGTCCGTTTCCGTTTTGATTAAAGATATCGATCTCGATAAAAAACGTATTTCTCTTTCCATCAAAGATGCCGAAGGCGATCCGTGGTTGGATGTGGCCGATAAATACAAGTCTGGCCAGACGGTTACCGGTACGGTTGAAAAGATGGAACGGTTTGGGCTGTTTGTTTCGCTTGAACCTGGTATCACCGGCCTGCTGCCGAAGTCGAAGATTGCGGAAGCGGTCAACGCCAAAGAGTTGTCCAATGCCCGGCCCGGTGATAGTGTGGAATTGTGTGTGGAATCGGTCAAACCTGAGGAACGCAAGATCAGTCTTGCACCAACGGAATCGACCACAGTCGAAAAATCCGACTGGAAACCCCATGCCAAACCTCAGAGAATGGAATCGAACGGCGGTTTCGGCGGTTTGTTGGGAGAAAAACTTCAAGCTGCTTTGAACAACAAAAACTCGTAG
- the ettA gene encoding energy-dependent translational throttle protein EttA, with the protein MSADDKKVIYSMIKVSKFFDKKPIIQDISLSYFYGAKIGVLGLNGSGKSTLLKILAGVDKDFQGKTVLAPGYTIGYLEQEPLANETRTVREVVEEGAAETVALLKEFEDINNKFAEPMEADEMDALIARQAEVQEKLDALDAWDLDSRLDMAMDALRCPPPDMPLDKVSGGERRRVALCRLLLKKPDILLLDEPTNHLDAESVAWLEHFLHNYPGTIIAVTHDRYFLDNVAGWILELDRGRGIPYKGNYSSWLEQKKKRLAHEEKTESQRQKTLERELEWIKMSPRGRHAKSKARINKYEAMLSEQGEKQSKELEIFIPAGPRLGKKVIEFDKVTKGYDDRLLVEDLTFAVPAGGIVGIIGPNGAGKTTLFRMIAGLEQPDSGNISIGDSVKLAFVDQHRDTLDADKTVWEVISEGYDTIKLGSREVNSRAYVGRFNLSGSDQQKKVGLLSGGERNRVHLARMLKEGANVLLLDEPTNDLDVNTMRALEDALMDFAGCALIISHDRWFLDRIATHILDFEGDSHAVFFDGNYTEYEADKKERLGKEAEQPHRIKYRRFSR; encoded by the coding sequence ATGAGCGCGGACGACAAAAAAGTCATCTATTCGATGATTAAAGTCAGTAAGTTTTTCGATAAAAAACCAATTATTCAAGATATTTCTCTTTCGTATTTCTATGGAGCCAAAATCGGTGTGCTCGGTCTGAACGGATCGGGGAAAAGTACATTACTGAAAATTCTTGCCGGTGTGGACAAGGACTTTCAAGGTAAGACTGTGCTCGCTCCTGGATACACCATTGGGTATCTCGAACAAGAGCCATTGGCCAACGAAACGCGGACGGTTCGTGAAGTTGTTGAAGAAGGTGCTGCCGAGACCGTGGCTTTGCTCAAAGAGTTCGAAGATATCAACAACAAGTTTGCCGAACCCATGGAAGCTGACGAGATGGATGCACTCATTGCTCGTCAAGCAGAGGTTCAGGAGAAACTTGATGCGCTTGATGCGTGGGATCTGGACAGCCGGCTCGACATGGCGATGGATGCTCTTCGGTGTCCTCCGCCGGATATGCCACTTGATAAGGTCTCCGGTGGTGAACGTCGTCGTGTTGCCTTGTGTCGGTTGTTGCTGAAAAAGCCCGATATTTTGCTTTTGGACGAACCAACGAACCACCTTGATGCCGAATCCGTCGCCTGGCTTGAACATTTTCTCCACAATTATCCAGGTACCATCATTGCTGTTACACACGACCGATATTTTCTCGATAATGTTGCCGGCTGGATTCTTGAGCTCGATCGTGGTCGCGGCATTCCTTACAAAGGAAATTATTCCTCCTGGTTGGAGCAGAAGAAAAAACGTCTGGCTCACGAAGAAAAAACCGAATCGCAACGACAGAAAACTTTGGAACGCGAATTGGAATGGATCAAGATGAGCCCACGTGGCCGTCATGCCAAATCGAAAGCGCGTATCAACAAGTACGAAGCGATGTTGTCCGAGCAGGGCGAGAAACAATCCAAAGAATTGGAAATTTTCATTCCAGCTGGACCGCGTTTGGGCAAGAAGGTCATTGAATTCGACAAGGTGACCAAGGGCTACGATGATCGTTTGCTTGTGGAAGACCTCACCTTTGCGGTGCCAGCCGGGGGGATTGTCGGCATCATTGGTCCAAACGGGGCCGGGAAAACGACGTTGTTCCGGATGATTGCCGGGCTTGAACAACCGGATTCAGGCAACATCAGCATAGGGGACAGTGTCAAACTCGCCTTTGTTGACCAACATCGTGACACTTTGGATGCGGATAAAACCGTTTGGGAAGTCATTAGTGAAGGATATGACACCATCAAACTGGGCAGCCGTGAAGTCAATTCACGTGCGTATGTCGGGCGTTTCAACTTATCCGGTTCGGATCAGCAAAAGAAAGTTGGCTTGTTGTCCGGTGGGGAACGCAACCGTGTTCACCTGGCCCGCATGCTCAAAGAGGGAGCCAATGTGCTTCTTCTTGACGAACCGACCAACGATTTAGACGTGAATACGATGCGCGCTCTGGAAGATGCTCTGATGGATTTTGCCGGTTGTGCTCTTATCATCAGCCACGATCGCTGGTTCCTTGACCGAATTGCCACGCATATTCTCGACTTTGAAGGCGATTCTCACGCCGTATTCTTTGATGGAAACTATACGGAATACGAAGCGGATAAAAAAGAACGATTGGGCAAAGAGGCTGAACAACCGCATCGGATAAAATACCGCCGGTTTTCACGCTAG
- a CDS encoding MurR/RpiR family transcriptional regulator — protein MTKLIPTIRKKLKTMTKTQQAISRFITECPDKVVKMSISQLAEACGAKSEATIVRYYRQLGLSSYNDLKVSLAAELAENSYYRTYEDITGQDSLDTLKQKIFNGAIRTLDANLSLLDTSRLETALDLLHNAGRVFFLGFAISAALADMASFKFSKLLPNCRSMCDPHVTATVLAHPLPGDVVFAISHSGESKDLIIPVEKVKPIVKVIALTVSEDSPLAKIADVVITNVSDEMTYRTDAAMTRIVQMAIVETLYIGMCIRMGQPALDALQTAYKATSYLKY, from the coding sequence ATGACAAAGCTCATTCCGACCATACGCAAAAAACTGAAGACAATGACAAAGACACAACAAGCGATAAGCCGATTTATCACGGAGTGTCCGGATAAAGTTGTAAAAATGTCAATTTCGCAATTGGCTGAAGCCTGTGGAGCCAAGAGTGAGGCGACGATTGTTCGCTATTATCGTCAACTTGGCTTGAGCAGTTACAACGATCTTAAAGTGAGCTTGGCCGCGGAACTTGCCGAAAATTCATACTACCGGACATATGAGGATATTACAGGCCAAGATAGTCTGGATACCCTGAAGCAAAAGATCTTTAATGGTGCAATACGGACGCTTGACGCCAACTTGTCGCTTCTTGATACGTCCAGACTCGAAACTGCTTTGGATTTACTCCACAACGCCGGCCGTGTGTTTTTTCTCGGCTTCGCCATTTCGGCTGCTCTTGCCGATATGGCCTCGTTTAAATTTTCCAAGTTGTTACCCAATTGCCGTTCCATGTGTGATCCGCACGTGACGGCGACCGTATTGGCACACCCTCTGCCTGGAGACGTGGTGTTTGCCATATCGCATTCCGGAGAAAGCAAAGATTTGATCATTCCGGTTGAGAAAGTGAAACCGATTGTGAAGGTGATTGCCCTGACGGTGTCGGAGGATTCTCCTCTGGCTAAGATTGCCGACGTCGTTATTACCAATGTTTCCGATGAGATGACGTACAGGACTGATGCCGCCATGACACGGATTGTACAGATGGCCATTGTCGAAACATTGTATATCGGTATGTGCATTCGAATGGGGCAACCCGCTCTGGATGCGCTGCAAACGGCGTACAAGGCCACTTCCTATTTGAAATACTAA
- a CDS encoding galactitol-1-phosphate 5-dehydrogenase, with protein sequence MQLPETMKALKLYAPGDIRFETVPLADIKPNEALVNVKACGVCGSDIPRLLTHGAHRAELIPGHEFSGVVVAVGDDVDTVAPGQRIVAAPLIPCMECEWCNKGHYSLCVKYDYLGSRSDGAMAEYVRVPKANLIPLPDVVSFEAGAMVDPAANAVHALDKADITEDSTVVIMGCGPIGLFAVQLARHLGAKIVIGVDVDDKKLDIAKVAGCSHVINSRNEDPIEAIKTITNGGADVLLDASGVAIAQHQAILAAANHGTIIFLGISHDSLELSEKAVDRILRGELLIKGSWNSFSNPFPGHEWTQSVDLMQKGVFFDPSFISHRLRLEEGPEFFANLAKERFYFNKIMFLP encoded by the coding sequence ATGCAACTCCCCGAAACAATGAAGGCGCTCAAACTCTATGCACCGGGCGACATTCGTTTTGAAACTGTTCCACTGGCGGACATCAAACCGAATGAGGCGCTCGTCAACGTCAAAGCCTGCGGTGTATGCGGATCGGACATTCCACGGTTACTGACACACGGTGCGCACCGTGCTGAACTGATTCCCGGTCATGAGTTTTCCGGCGTTGTCGTTGCCGTTGGGGATGATGTCGATACAGTGGCTCCGGGGCAGCGCATTGTTGCCGCACCGTTGATTCCCTGCATGGAATGCGAGTGGTGCAATAAAGGGCACTATTCGTTGTGTGTCAAATATGACTACCTTGGATCCCGTTCCGATGGAGCCATGGCCGAATATGTTCGGGTTCCCAAAGCGAACCTGATTCCTTTACCTGATGTGGTTAGTTTTGAAGCAGGTGCCATGGTCGACCCGGCCGCCAACGCCGTTCATGCTCTCGATAAAGCTGACATTACGGAAGACTCCACCGTTGTCATTATGGGCTGCGGTCCCATTGGATTGTTCGCGGTGCAATTGGCACGTCATCTTGGCGCTAAGATTGTCATCGGCGTGGATGTCGATGACAAGAAATTGGATATTGCGAAAGTTGCCGGATGTTCTCACGTCATCAACAGCCGTAATGAAGACCCCATCGAGGCTATCAAAACAATCACCAATGGTGGTGCCGATGTATTGCTTGATGCCTCGGGGGTTGCCATTGCGCAACATCAAGCCATTCTCGCTGCAGCCAACCACGGCACCATCATCTTTCTCGGTATATCCCACGATAGTCTGGAACTGAGTGAAAAGGCGGTTGACCGTATCCTTCGTGGTGAATTGCTCATCAAGGGGAGCTGGAATTCGTTTTCCAACCCCTTCCCAGGACACGAATGGACCCAAAGTGTTGATTTGATGCAAAAGGGTGTTTTTTTTGATCCTTCGTTCATCAGCCACCGTTTACGCCTTGAAGAAGGACCGGAATTTTTTGCCAATTTGGCGAAAGAGCGGTTCTATTTCAATAAAATCATGTTTCTGCCTTGA
- a CDS encoding FGGY-family carbohydrate kinase has protein sequence MPQRIFLSIDLGTQSARVACFDEAGHRLGMAETGYETRFPRSGWAEQHPDDWWRAICACSRQVVAQIPAGSEVVAVCVGATSSTVLPIDANGEPLDDAILWMDTRARKECAVVNETEHSILRYSGGGTSVEWMLPKTLWMKRNTPTLYESADKIVEALDWINWRLCGRLVASKCNATCKWSYADSEGGFADDLFRDIGFAEYEDKWPKTVLAMGEPIAPLTAQACLALGIEGHPMLVQGGIDAHVGMLGLGVVIPGLLAVIMGTSFVHLGLSAQPLFIPGIWGPYPNAVVPGYSLLEGGQTSAAAITRWFRDCFAKDLGDNAYTILAKEAAEIPPGADGLVALDFWQGSRTPFCDPDLTGAMWGMDLHHTRGHMYRAVLESVAHGTRQILTAFAKGGHTVTSMTVCGGATKNPLWLQIIADVCQTPIVLTQDPDAVLLGGAVAASVGLEVHADFHAAAQAMVRKRSVINPDAGAARIYDVAHERYLATHEALAPLMHAMKKG, from the coding sequence ATGCCTCAACGTATCTTTTTGAGCATCGACCTTGGTACGCAAAGTGCCCGTGTGGCCTGTTTCGATGAAGCAGGTCACCGCCTGGGTATGGCCGAGACCGGATATGAAACGCGTTTTCCTCGTTCGGGATGGGCAGAACAACATCCTGACGACTGGTGGCGGGCGATTTGCGCCTGTTCGCGTCAGGTTGTCGCTCAAATTCCGGCAGGTTCCGAAGTGGTGGCCGTCTGTGTCGGGGCAACGTCTTCGACGGTGTTGCCGATCGACGCCAATGGCGAACCGTTGGACGACGCGATTTTATGGATGGATACACGAGCGCGCAAAGAATGCGCGGTTGTCAATGAAACAGAACATTCGATTCTTCGTTATAGCGGCGGTGGCACCTCGGTGGAGTGGATGCTGCCGAAAACATTGTGGATGAAACGGAACACTCCCACGCTGTACGAGAGTGCCGATAAAATCGTCGAAGCATTGGATTGGATCAATTGGCGGTTATGCGGCCGGTTGGTTGCGTCCAAGTGCAACGCGACATGTAAATGGAGCTATGCCGACTCGGAAGGTGGATTCGCCGATGATTTGTTCCGTGACATCGGGTTTGCCGAGTATGAAGACAAATGGCCGAAAACGGTTTTGGCAATGGGAGAACCCATTGCACCGTTGACTGCGCAGGCATGTCTTGCCCTTGGTATCGAGGGACATCCAATGCTTGTACAGGGAGGCATCGACGCACATGTCGGCATGTTGGGACTTGGTGTTGTCATTCCAGGGTTGCTTGCTGTTATTATGGGTACGTCGTTTGTCCATCTTGGTTTGAGCGCCCAACCGCTTTTCATTCCCGGAATTTGGGGACCGTACCCCAATGCTGTTGTTCCCGGATATAGCCTGCTGGAAGGTGGGCAGACCTCGGCCGCTGCTATCACACGCTGGTTCCGCGATTGCTTTGCCAAAGATTTGGGCGACAACGCGTATACAATTCTGGCCAAAGAAGCGGCTGAAATTCCACCCGGAGCTGATGGGCTTGTTGCGCTTGATTTCTGGCAAGGGAGCCGTACCCCGTTTTGTGATCCGGATTTGACCGGCGCCATGTGGGGAATGGATCTGCATCATACCAGAGGTCACATGTATAGGGCTGTGCTTGAGTCAGTTGCCCACGGAACGCGTCAAATTCTGACTGCTTTCGCGAAGGGTGGACATACCGTGACGAGTATGACCGTGTGCGGTGGTGCAACGAAGAATCCTCTGTGGCTCCAAATTATCGCCGATGTCTGTCAGACGCCCATTGTACTGACTCAAGATCCGGACGCTGTCTTGCTCGGGGGAGCGGTGGCCGCGTCGGTTGGTCTTGAAGTACATGCGGATTTCCACGCTGCAGCGCAAGCTATGGTCCGCAAACGCAGTGTTATCAATCCGGACGCAGGCGCAGCCCGCATCTATGATGTGGCGCATGAACGCTATCTGGCCACGCATGAGGCGCTTGCGCCTCTTATGCACGCCATGAAGAAGGGGTGA
- a CDS encoding sugar ABC transporter ATP-binding protein — translation MDDVDFVVGRAEVHCLIGANGAGKSTLMKVLSGVYSADAGTISLDGTPLRMTSPRDGLNAGIAVIYQELSLVEHLTVAENIFMGQYPCRIPGVVDWGAMFERAQALLDGLGVPISPHRTVAGLSMGHKQIVELCKAMAANARVVVMDEPSATLSEEEFKALVRVVFDLKAQGVTIIYISHRLEELFLVGDSVTVLRDGKKAHDGPIQDLDVKGLVRLMIGHDVRSGQACALPQPEKTDKVTARCLSNAVLKGVDFSVKHGEILGLYGLVGSGRSEILHSLFGSMRHAGKIEIDGRPADLASPVDGMRLGVGLIPEQRKTQGLIVGLPVWENASMAANPDLSVHGILFFRKIFALVRDYAKRLRIKTPDITTEVRNLSGGNQQKVVIAKWLMKQSKILLFDEPTQGIDVGAKEEVYDIIRGFAGVHGTATIVASSELEELECMCHRILVLYEGRIVAEFAPPFPTKHILHTAITGEGHESR, via the coding sequence TTGGATGATGTTGATTTCGTGGTTGGTCGTGCAGAGGTGCATTGTTTGATCGGTGCCAATGGTGCCGGAAAATCAACCCTGATGAAAGTCCTTTCCGGAGTATATTCAGCCGACGCCGGAACGATTTCGCTCGATGGCACACCGCTCCGTATGACAAGCCCCAGAGATGGGCTCAATGCCGGAATTGCCGTGATTTATCAGGAACTGTCCTTGGTCGAGCACCTGACCGTCGCCGAAAACATTTTTATGGGGCAATACCCTTGCCGCATACCAGGTGTTGTGGATTGGGGGGCCATGTTTGAAAGAGCCCAGGCTTTGCTAGACGGGCTTGGTGTTCCCATTTCACCGCACCGCACTGTTGCCGGTCTCAGCATGGGGCACAAGCAAATTGTCGAACTTTGTAAAGCTATGGCTGCCAATGCTCGTGTGGTTGTGATGGACGAACCGTCGGCCACATTGTCTGAAGAAGAATTCAAGGCACTGGTTCGGGTCGTTTTTGACCTGAAAGCCCAAGGAGTGACCATCATTTATATCTCGCACCGACTCGAAGAGCTGTTTCTTGTTGGTGATAGCGTGACGGTATTGCGTGACGGGAAAAAAGCGCATGATGGCCCGATTCAGGATTTAGATGTGAAGGGGTTGGTTCGTCTCATGATCGGCCATGATGTGCGCTCAGGCCAAGCTTGCGCGTTGCCGCAGCCCGAAAAGACCGACAAGGTCACGGCTCGCTGTCTCTCCAATGCCGTGTTGAAAGGCGTCGATTTTTCCGTGAAACATGGAGAGATTCTTGGTCTGTATGGTTTGGTTGGCTCTGGGCGCTCGGAAATTCTGCACTCACTCTTTGGCTCAATGCGTCATGCAGGGAAGATTGAAATTGATGGGAGACCCGCTGATTTGGCTTCCCCTGTCGACGGCATGCGACTTGGTGTCGGGCTTATTCCGGAGCAGCGCAAAACACAGGGACTTATTGTCGGGTTGCCCGTATGGGAAAATGCCTCTATGGCGGCGAATCCCGATCTTTCCGTTCACGGAATTTTATTTTTTCGAAAAATATTTGCTCTTGTTCGGGATTACGCCAAGCGTCTTCGCATTAAAACACCCGATATTACAACCGAAGTTCGGAATTTATCCGGCGGCAACCAGCAAAAGGTGGTTATCGCCAAGTGGTTAATGAAGCAATCGAAAATTCTATTGTTTGATGAACCGACCCAGGGCATCGATGTCGGTGCCAAGGAAGAAGTGTACGACATCATACGCGGTTTTGCCGGTGTACATGGTACAGCCACCATTGTTGCCTCTTCGGAACTCGAAGAGTTGGAGTGCATGTGCCATAGGATTCTCGTTTTGTACGAAGGCCGTATTGTCGCCGAATTCGCGCCGCCCTTTCCGACCAAACACATTTTGCACACCGCCATAACCGGAGAAGGTCATGAAAGCCGTTAA
- a CDS encoding ABC transporter permease has product MKAVNAHHAVSWKELFRKYNLLLFIGFFACIAATISPKFFTFQNFSNLLQQSSVTGIVSVGMTLVILVGGIDLGVGSVLALSGMIVSVLLASGYGLVVSIGASLLAGALMGCFNGLVSAKGGVPSFITTLATMVAARGLALLTTDGKPVFNLPESFQWLGSGFVGPLPASGLLWILITVISALVLKYTTFGRGLYAVGGNDEAARLSGIRVTRSTVYVFMLSGVLSALGGIVLASWLTVGQPTAGKGMELDAIAAVVLGGASLSGGSGGVIGAFGGVWLLAIITNIFNLAGLSSYYQMILQGGIIVAALMLNQFFRSRD; this is encoded by the coding sequence ATGAAAGCCGTTAATGCCCATCACGCCGTCTCATGGAAAGAACTTTTTCGGAAATACAACCTGCTACTGTTCATCGGTTTTTTTGCGTGTATTGCTGCGACAATTTCACCGAAGTTCTTTACCTTTCAGAATTTTTCCAACCTGTTACAGCAATCTTCCGTCACCGGTATCGTCAGTGTGGGGATGACGTTGGTCATTCTCGTCGGCGGGATCGATCTTGGCGTGGGGTCGGTTCTGGCCTTATCCGGCATGATCGTCTCCGTTTTGCTGGCTTCGGGATACGGCCTGGTCGTGTCCATTGGTGCAAGTTTGCTCGCCGGCGCGCTGATGGGATGCTTCAATGGGCTTGTCAGTGCAAAAGGAGGCGTTCCTTCATTTATCACTACCCTGGCGACGATGGTTGCCGCACGAGGCTTGGCCTTGCTGACGACTGACGGAAAACCCGTCTTTAACTTGCCTGAATCGTTTCAGTGGCTTGGATCGGGTTTTGTTGGTCCGTTACCGGCCAGTGGATTGTTGTGGATCCTTATTACAGTCATCAGTGCCCTTGTTCTTAAATACACGACGTTTGGACGGGGGCTGTATGCCGTAGGCGGCAACGATGAAGCGGCCCGCCTTTCCGGGATTCGTGTCACTCGGAGTACCGTCTATGTTTTCATGTTGTCTGGAGTGCTGTCTGCGCTTGGAGGCATTGTCTTGGCCTCTTGGCTGACCGTTGGGCAACCGACGGCCGGCAAAGGAATGGAACTCGACGCGATTGCTGCCGTCGTTTTAGGTGGTGCATCCCTGTCTGGGGGCAGTGGAGGTGTCATCGGTGCGTTCGGTGGGGTCTGGTTGTTGGCCATTATTACCAACATCTTCAACCTGGCTGGTTTGTCATCGTATTATCAGATGATTCTGCAAGGCGGCATTATCGTTGCGGCGTTGATGCTGAACCAGTTCTTTCGGTCGCGTGATTAG
- a CDS encoding substrate-binding domain-containing protein gives MKKVLGTLLTTVLVLGMLTTAFADEKIIGFSQVTLDSPFYVALMEAAQKEAEAKGAKLIYVDAQGDIAKQNKDVQDLLTKGIDVLLLNAVNPGGVAPAMRAAANADVPVIAIDRPANGKLATFVGRDNKKMGYEAGKLAVELLGGKGKAKGKIIEIQGAAGGKVMMDRRDGFHQAVDQEPGIVVVQSPYCEYVRAKAVKAFQDMYEANQDVVLVYAHNDDMALGAAQVLKQNGKLQDVKIIGIDGLMQAVKAIQNGTYSGTVLNDPALLGTLAVDVALGVLDGKEYPEFVDAGTALIVPDNAAKYIDDSKVFAETK, from the coding sequence ATGAAGAAGGTTTTGGGGACCCTTTTGACAACAGTTCTCGTGCTTGGAATGTTGACCACCGCATTTGCCGACGAAAAGATCATCGGATTTTCGCAAGTGACGTTGGACTCGCCCTTTTATGTCGCGTTGATGGAGGCGGCTCAGAAAGAGGCTGAAGCCAAAGGCGCCAAGCTGATTTATGTCGATGCCCAAGGCGATATCGCCAAGCAAAACAAGGATGTTCAGGATTTGCTGACCAAAGGGATCGATGTGCTGCTGCTGAATGCCGTCAACCCTGGCGGAGTCGCTCCTGCTATGCGTGCTGCGGCGAATGCTGATGTACCCGTTATTGCCATCGACCGTCCTGCCAATGGTAAACTGGCGACATTCGTCGGTCGTGACAATAAAAAAATGGGTTATGAAGCAGGCAAGCTCGCCGTCGAACTGCTTGGTGGCAAGGGAAAAGCCAAAGGCAAAATTATTGAAATCCAGGGTGCTGCTGGTGGCAAAGTCATGATGGATCGTCGCGACGGTTTCCATCAGGCTGTGGATCAGGAACCCGGCATCGTGGTGGTGCAAAGCCCATATTGTGAATATGTCCGCGCCAAGGCAGTCAAAGCCTTTCAGGACATGTATGAAGCCAATCAGGACGTCGTGCTTGTATATGCACACAACGATGACATGGCGCTTGGTGCTGCACAGGTGCTCAAACAGAACGGTAAGCTTCAAGACGTCAAAATCATCGGTATTGACGGGCTGATGCAGGCAGTCAAAGCCATTCAAAACGGCACCTACTCCGGTACCGTGCTCAACGATCCGGCACTGCTCGGAACGTTGGCCGTCGACGTGGCCCTCGGTGTGCTGGACGGTAAAGAATATCCTGAATTTGTCGATGCCGGTACAGCGTTGATCGTTCCCGATAATGCGGCCAAATACATTGATGATTCTAAGGTTTTTGCTGAAACAAAATAA